The Zingiber officinale cultivar Zhangliang chromosome 10A, Zo_v1.1, whole genome shotgun sequence genome contains a region encoding:
- the LOC122026651 gene encoding uncharacterized protein LOC122026651, translating into MKFPTAKDIWNFLKIEYEGDEKIRGMKALNLIREFERQQMKENEAVKDFSDRLINLANRIRVLDTDMKDNRIVQKILVSLSERFEATIASLENTKDLSDIRLAELLSALEAQEQRRLMRREVPVEAMKGALSARSLRASGREKKSWNQ; encoded by the coding sequence ATGAAGTTTCCAACCGCGAAGGATATTTGGAATTTTCTAAAGATTGAGTATGAAGGTGATGAGAAGATAAGAGGTATGAAGGCTTTGAATTTGATACGAGAGTTCGAGAGACAACAAATGAAGGAGAATGAGGCTGTGAAGGATTTTTCAGATAGATTGATCAATCTGGCTAACAGAATCAGAGTTCTGGACACAGATATGAAGGACAACCGGATCGTGCAAAAGATTTTAGTGTCATTGTCAGAAAGGTTTGAAGCTACGATTGCCTCTCTGGAGAACACCAAGGATCTGTCTGATATAAGGTTGGCGGAGTTGTTGAGTGCATTAGAAGCTCAAGAACAAAGAAGGTTGATGAGAAGGGAAGTTCCTGTAGAAGCCATGAAAGGAGCCTTATCAGCAAGGTCTTTGAGAGCTTCTGGAAGAGAAAAGAAGTCTTGGAACCAATAG